A single window of Microbacterium oryzae DNA harbors:
- a CDS encoding cyclic nucleotide-binding protein, with the protein MSTTVPRREATESAESAPVAWFRECRPRLRDDVELLEGLDERPLLFIGESGRYVAVGRDVVPLLPRLDGRCTGSELAAEIGGGRPEDLVEDRLARLLHGLRQAGALAEPPERLGGRRGVARFMRREHLLRLPLTRSVGRVLEPAVAPIRSVPGSVLVAIWTSVALVGLVVGAVALTTAGAGWQPPAHAWLIYPIVFAQIAAHELSHALVCQYLRVPVREAGIGLMLYVMPVGYVDRTDAYRVQDRRSRAFLSLAGPVNDQIWFGATGAVALTAPGEAGDIAFLLLIFQVLLTVMNVNPVTPSDGYHAVCALVGEVNVRGQALSYLAHRVLRLPLTPALAATTSARRRFFVWYGLACLAFLALLVAGIARTVGFLIGAIA; encoded by the coding sequence ATGAGCACCACAGTCCCCCGCCGCGAGGCGACGGAGTCCGCCGAGTCGGCGCCTGTCGCCTGGTTCCGCGAGTGCCGGCCGCGGCTGCGCGACGACGTCGAGCTGCTCGAAGGACTCGACGAGCGTCCGCTGCTGTTCATCGGCGAGTCGGGTCGCTATGTGGCGGTCGGCCGCGATGTCGTGCCGCTGCTGCCGCGTCTCGACGGCCGGTGCACCGGCTCGGAGCTCGCCGCCGAGATCGGCGGCGGACGACCGGAGGATCTCGTCGAGGACCGGCTGGCCCGTCTTCTCCATGGTCTGCGCCAGGCGGGGGCCCTCGCTGAGCCACCGGAGCGCCTCGGCGGTCGCCGCGGCGTCGCCCGCTTCATGCGCCGCGAGCACCTCCTGCGGCTGCCGCTCACCCGCTCCGTGGGACGTGTGCTGGAGCCTGCGGTGGCCCCCATCCGCAGCGTCCCGGGCTCGGTGCTCGTCGCGATCTGGACATCTGTGGCCCTCGTCGGCCTCGTGGTCGGGGCCGTCGCCCTGACGACAGCGGGGGCCGGATGGCAACCACCCGCGCACGCGTGGCTCATCTACCCGATCGTGTTCGCTCAGATCGCGGCGCACGAGCTCTCGCACGCGCTCGTCTGCCAGTACCTCCGGGTCCCGGTGCGCGAGGCGGGGATCGGCCTCATGCTGTACGTCATGCCGGTCGGATACGTCGACCGGACCGACGCCTACCGGGTGCAGGATCGCCGCTCCCGGGCGTTCCTCTCCCTCGCCGGTCCCGTCAACGACCAGATCTGGTTCGGCGCGACGGGCGCGGTCGCGCTGACAGCGCCCGGCGAAGCCGGCGACATCGCCTTCCTCCTGCTCATCTTCCAGGTGCTCCTGACGGTGATGAACGTCAATCCGGTCACCCCCTCGGACGGGTACCACGCCGTGTGCGCCCTCGTCGGCGAGGTCAACGTGCGCGGACAGGCGCTGTCGTACCTCGCGCACCGTGTCCTGCGCCTCCCCTTGACCCCGGCCCTGGCCGCGACCACGAGCGCTCGCCGGCGCTTCTTCGTCTGGTACGGCCTGGCCTGCCTGGCCTTCCTCGCACTGCTGGTGGCGGGCATCGCCCGCACCGTCGGCTTCCTGATCGGAGCGATCGCATGA
- a CDS encoding response regulator: protein MTASTRVLLVDDHATMRTGFRMILEAAGVDVVGEAGTGREAVALAAQLRPDVVCMDVQMPDMDGIEATRRIVAAGTAAQVVIVTTFDRDDYLFSALDAGASGFLLKNAGPEELVNAVRVVAGGDALLAPEVTRRVIERHARTTPTPAPAASEVPLTDREAEVLQLLAQAMSNSEIARALFIGEATVKTHVSNVLLKLGVRDRVAAIVYAHRHGLA, encoded by the coding sequence ATGACAGCCTCCACTCGCGTCCTCCTCGTCGACGACCACGCCACGATGCGGACCGGCTTCCGGATGATCCTCGAAGCCGCCGGAGTCGACGTCGTCGGCGAGGCGGGCACCGGTCGGGAGGCCGTCGCGCTCGCCGCCCAGCTGCGCCCGGACGTCGTGTGCATGGACGTGCAGATGCCCGACATGGACGGCATCGAGGCCACGCGTCGCATCGTCGCGGCCGGCACCGCCGCCCAGGTGGTCATCGTGACGACCTTCGACCGGGACGACTACCTGTTCTCCGCGCTGGACGCGGGCGCGAGCGGCTTCCTGCTGAAGAACGCCGGGCCCGAGGAGCTCGTGAACGCCGTCCGCGTGGTCGCCGGCGGCGACGCGCTCCTCGCACCCGAGGTCACCCGGCGCGTGATCGAGCGGCATGCGCGCACAACTCCGACGCCGGCACCGGCCGCATCCGAGGTTCCGCTCACAGACCGCGAGGCGGAGGTCCTGCAGCTGCTCGCCCAGGCGATGAGCAACTCCGAGATCGCTCGTGCCCTGTTCATCGGGGAGGCCACCGTGAAGACCCACGTGTCGAACGTGCTGCTGAAGCTCGGGGTCCGCGACCGGGTCGCCGCCATCGTCTACGCGCACCGCCATGGGCTGGCGTAG
- a CDS encoding helix-turn-helix domain-containing protein yields the protein MLSEHAADLYLYVCAHDDWTIESASMDLGVRLRDLEAAREELRERRLLVQPHGGEATLVAVAPDVALAELVDADERRIHELRSSVAHRRNELMALLPAYRRAREGAATDAQVEVVEDPETVMRLLVDIGRRVSREVLIVQPGASGSVERHEESNEKDRQLLAQGVARRTLYHDRRRDHIPTQRTVAELEPLGARFRTLPVVPFRMLIFDRSLALVGRQRDADDRAALVIRAPDVVAAFVSVFDAAWEFASPFHAEDETRVGDGHGLTAVQSAILSGLSMGLTDEAIAGRLDISVRTCRRHIATLFEMLGAESRFQAGVLAVGRGWIPHPAAARLASVRAAS from the coding sequence ATGCTCAGCGAACACGCGGCGGACCTGTATCTCTACGTGTGCGCGCACGACGACTGGACGATCGAGTCCGCGTCGATGGACCTGGGCGTCCGACTGCGCGATCTCGAGGCCGCTCGGGAGGAGCTGCGCGAGCGCCGACTGCTCGTGCAGCCGCACGGGGGCGAAGCGACGCTCGTCGCCGTCGCACCGGACGTCGCGCTCGCCGAGCTCGTCGACGCCGATGAACGGCGCATCCACGAGCTGCGCTCGTCGGTGGCGCATCGGCGCAACGAGCTGATGGCGCTGCTGCCGGCGTATCGCCGAGCCAGGGAGGGAGCGGCGACCGATGCGCAGGTCGAGGTCGTCGAGGACCCGGAGACGGTCATGCGCCTTCTCGTCGACATCGGGCGGCGCGTGTCGCGCGAAGTGCTCATCGTGCAACCCGGCGCCAGCGGCAGCGTGGAGCGGCACGAGGAGTCGAACGAGAAGGACAGGCAGCTGCTGGCGCAGGGTGTCGCCCGTCGCACGCTGTATCACGACCGGCGGCGCGACCACATCCCGACGCAGCGGACGGTCGCAGAGCTGGAGCCGCTCGGCGCCCGGTTCCGCACACTCCCGGTGGTGCCCTTCCGCATGCTGATCTTCGACCGCTCACTGGCACTCGTGGGGCGGCAGCGCGACGCGGACGACCGCGCAGCCCTCGTCATCAGGGCGCCCGACGTGGTGGCGGCGTTCGTGTCGGTCTTCGACGCGGCCTGGGAGTTCGCCTCCCCGTTCCATGCGGAGGACGAGACCCGCGTCGGCGATGGACACGGGCTCACTGCGGTGCAGTCGGCCATCCTCTCCGGACTGAGCATGGGGCTGACGGACGAGGCGATCGCCGGTCGTCTCGACATCAGCGTGCGCACCTGCCGCCGACACATCGCCACCCTGTTCGAGATGCTCGGCGCCGAGAGCCGATTCCAGGCCGGAGTGCTCGCCGTCGGCCGGGGCTGGATCCCGCACCCCGCCGCCGCGCGCCTCGCGTCCGTGCGGGCGGCCTCCTGA
- a CDS encoding VOC family protein, with amino-acid sequence MQIFVNLPTADLDRAKAFYEALGATIVPAFTDENAASIRWDENVFFMLLTREYFATFTSRPVVLGTEGAQVITAISRESREEVDAIRERILAAGGSENKEPQDHGFMYSVSMADPDGNIIEFMWMDPVAAQDGPEAFFDQQGG; translated from the coding sequence ATACAGATCTTCGTCAATCTCCCCACCGCCGACCTCGACCGGGCGAAGGCGTTCTACGAGGCCCTCGGCGCGACGATCGTGCCCGCTTTCACCGACGAGAACGCCGCGTCCATCCGGTGGGATGAGAACGTCTTCTTCATGCTGCTGACACGCGAGTACTTCGCGACCTTCACCTCCCGGCCGGTCGTGCTCGGCACGGAGGGAGCGCAGGTCATCACCGCGATCAGTCGCGAATCCCGCGAGGAGGTCGACGCCATCCGCGAGCGGATCCTCGCCGCCGGCGGATCCGAGAACAAGGAGCCGCAGGACCACGGCTTCATGTACTCCGTGAGCATGGCCGACCCCGACGGCAACATCATCGAGTTCATGTGGATGGACCCGGTCGCCGCGCAGGACGGCCCCGAGGCGTTCTTCGACCAGCAGGGCGGCTGA
- a CDS encoding thiocillin family RiPP: MTHHDAPREDLFSVEIEDLEVGELPSDAALASLSSGSTVGSASCPASSASTLGTVGCFG, from the coding sequence ATGACCCACCACGACGCACCCCGCGAGGATCTCTTCTCCGTCGAGATCGAGGACCTGGAGGTGGGCGAGCTGCCCAGCGACGCGGCGCTCGCCTCCTTGAGCAGCGGCTCGACCGTCGGCTCCGCCTCCTGCCCCGCCTCGTCGGCGTCGACGCTCGGCACCGTCGGCTGCTTCGGCTGA
- a CDS encoding nitroreductase family protein: MSDSGVLEAVAMSHAALSDPQFRLPSRPRFAEGLVVVPSDGGVIVEGGPTRQLLGGRSAAAVLDRLIPLLDGEHGLEELAAESGRSLADTHATVALLYASGLLEDGAVAPEVGDADPQAIAFYARTIDSTRVNASGAQAMQRLRASRAVVAADARSRGFAEMIAAELTAGGVGSVDLVDAGSTAVDSALVLLVGASPLLSRTAAAAAAEGAGAYPVRLDGEQLLYGPFVEPSYTPHYDDLALQIDAEAGTAEPTDEPAFAAAMVAGDVLALLSRVGAVPSQQSLVRLDLRTLVQERLVAVSSTPDGIPLAYAFEASTAFPPRSLASPKDHQVHYKQSNIVLQRESKRWPSAPTTPLTQRAAIRQVDGLPDPAAPATATDLTAGMLADIVTRTAGNRDEGTPREGKVRRWAATGGNLGSVQAYVLARRVDGLAAGVYGYQRGDDSYALLPWADPSADLAGVSESADAVLVLTGALGRVASKYAAFSWRIVHLDAGVALAQARLLAAAHGVHTEVAPAWDDDAVAALLGIDQDAEPITAVVSLTTRRPEGSRR, translated from the coding sequence ATGTCTGACTCCGGAGTGCTCGAAGCCGTCGCGATGAGCCACGCCGCCCTCAGCGACCCGCAGTTCCGGCTCCCGTCACGGCCCCGGTTCGCGGAGGGGCTCGTCGTCGTCCCCTCGGACGGCGGAGTGATCGTGGAGGGCGGCCCCACCCGCCAGCTGCTCGGAGGGAGATCCGCGGCCGCCGTCCTGGACCGTCTCATTCCCCTGCTCGACGGCGAGCACGGGCTGGAGGAGCTCGCGGCGGAGTCCGGGCGCTCCCTCGCCGACACTCACGCGACGGTCGCGCTGCTGTACGCCAGCGGGCTCCTCGAGGATGGCGCGGTCGCTCCCGAGGTCGGCGACGCCGATCCGCAGGCGATCGCGTTCTATGCGCGGACGATCGACTCCACGCGGGTGAACGCGTCCGGTGCGCAGGCCATGCAGCGCCTCCGCGCCAGTCGTGCGGTCGTGGCCGCCGACGCTCGCTCACGGGGCTTCGCCGAGATGATCGCCGCCGAGCTCACGGCAGGCGGAGTGGGCAGCGTCGACCTGGTCGACGCGGGATCGACCGCCGTCGACAGCGCCCTCGTCCTGCTCGTCGGGGCGTCACCCCTGCTGAGCCGGACCGCTGCAGCGGCCGCTGCCGAGGGCGCCGGCGCCTACCCGGTGCGCCTCGACGGCGAGCAGCTGCTGTACGGCCCGTTCGTGGAACCGTCGTACACCCCGCACTACGACGACCTCGCTCTCCAGATCGACGCGGAGGCGGGGACGGCGGAGCCGACGGACGAGCCGGCGTTCGCCGCCGCGATGGTGGCGGGCGATGTGCTCGCACTGCTCTCGCGCGTGGGCGCCGTGCCCTCCCAGCAGTCACTCGTGCGGCTGGATCTGCGCACTCTCGTGCAGGAGCGGCTCGTCGCCGTCTCGTCGACGCCCGACGGGATCCCGCTCGCGTACGCGTTCGAGGCGTCCACGGCGTTCCCACCGCGGTCCCTCGCCTCGCCGAAGGACCACCAGGTGCACTACAAGCAGTCGAACATCGTCCTGCAGCGCGAGTCGAAACGGTGGCCGAGCGCGCCCACCACTCCGCTTACGCAGCGCGCCGCCATCCGGCAGGTCGACGGCCTTCCCGATCCCGCCGCTCCGGCGACGGCCACGGATCTCACGGCGGGGATGCTGGCGGACATCGTCACTCGGACCGCCGGCAATCGCGACGAGGGCACGCCGCGCGAGGGCAAGGTCCGCCGGTGGGCGGCCACCGGCGGAAACCTCGGCTCCGTGCAGGCCTATGTGCTCGCGCGCCGCGTGGACGGCCTCGCCGCCGGCGTGTACGGGTACCAGCGCGGAGACGATTCCTACGCGCTGCTGCCCTGGGCGGACCCGTCCGCCGATCTGGCGGGAGTGTCGGAGTCTGCCGACGCGGTGCTCGTGCTGACGGGAGCACTGGGTCGCGTGGCGTCGAAGTACGCGGCCTTCTCCTGGCGCATCGTGCACCTCGACGCCGGCGTCGCGCTCGCTCAGGCCCGCCTGCTGGCCGCCGCTCACGGCGTGCACACCGAAGTCGCGCCCGCGTGGGATGACGACGCCGTCGCCGCACTCCTCGGCATCGACCAGGATGCCGAGCCGATCACCGCCGTCGTCTCGCTGACGACGCGCCGCCCCGAAGGGAGCCGCAGATGA
- a CDS encoding thiocillin family RiPP, which translates to MTDMNRDDLTAQDLDGDFGIDELDAQTALGTWGSAGTFSSASCPASTASSGGSASSFG; encoded by the coding sequence ATGACCGACATGAATCGCGACGACCTCACCGCGCAGGACCTCGACGGCGACTTCGGCATCGACGAGCTCGACGCGCAGACGGCCCTGGGCACCTGGGGCTCCGCCGGCACCTTCAGCTCGGCGTCCTGCCCCGCATCGACGGCGAGCTCCGGCGGATCCGCCTCCTCGTTCGGCTGA
- a CDS encoding exodeoxyribonuclease III, which yields MRLATWNVNSIRARVDRIVSFAERESIDVLAMQEIKCKPEQFPYERFEAAGYHVEAHGLNQWNGVAIASREPLEDVQHAFVGMPGFQKGHVGDDAPQEARAISALIGGVRVWSLYVPNGRSLNDPHYQYKLRWLEALREATRAELAAQPDLPLALVGDFNIIPFEEDNGDPDIVQGVSTHVSQPERDAFFALETAGVSDVVRPLIPSGFTYWDYQRLKFPRNQGIRIDFVLGSRALADAVTGASIARDERKGEAPSDHVPVVVDLDLSPEDDDDVPMIFG from the coding sequence ATGCGCCTCGCCACCTGGAACGTGAACTCGATCCGCGCCCGCGTCGACCGCATCGTGTCGTTCGCCGAGCGGGAGAGCATCGACGTGCTCGCGATGCAGGAGATCAAGTGCAAGCCCGAGCAGTTCCCCTATGAGCGCTTCGAGGCCGCGGGGTACCACGTCGAGGCGCACGGGCTCAATCAGTGGAACGGCGTGGCGATCGCCAGCCGCGAGCCGCTGGAGGACGTGCAGCATGCGTTCGTCGGCATGCCCGGATTCCAGAAGGGGCATGTAGGCGACGACGCCCCCCAGGAGGCGCGGGCGATCTCCGCTCTTATCGGCGGGGTGCGCGTGTGGAGCCTCTACGTGCCGAACGGCCGCTCGCTGAACGACCCGCACTACCAGTACAAGCTGCGATGGCTCGAGGCCCTGCGGGAGGCGACCCGCGCGGAGCTGGCCGCCCAGCCCGACCTGCCGCTCGCCCTCGTCGGCGACTTCAACATCATCCCGTTCGAGGAGGACAACGGCGACCCCGACATCGTCCAGGGCGTGTCCACGCACGTGTCGCAGCCCGAGCGCGACGCCTTCTTCGCGCTGGAGACAGCCGGCGTCTCCGACGTCGTGCGCCCCCTCATCCCCTCTGGCTTCACGTACTGGGATTACCAGCGACTGAAGTTCCCGCGCAATCAGGGCATCCGCATCGACTTCGTGCTGGGATCGCGCGCGCTGGCCGACGCCGTGACCGGCGCCTCCATCGCGCGCGATGAGCGCAAGGGCGAGGCGCCGAGCGACCACGTGCCGGTCGTCGTCGACCTCGACCTCTCCCCCGAGGACGATGACGACGTGCCGATGATCTTCGGCTGA
- a CDS encoding dihydrofolate reductase family protein, whose amino-acid sequence MTGQGRIRIDLFTTLDGVAQAPGGPEEDPSGGFPYGGWQAPLFDETVGREVGRAIDEIDALLLGRRTYDIFAGYWPQHETGEDGEIGVKFGAVPKYVASRGEPDLSWRGSERIGADLAADIAAIRARHRLTAVIGSVDLVHTLLAHELYDELCLWVYPVVLGQGKKVFPDGAAPANLRLTSAPVVGESGAVLLRYAPVDLEPRTGSF is encoded by the coding sequence ATGACCGGGCAGGGCCGGATCCGGATCGATCTCTTCACGACGCTGGACGGCGTCGCGCAGGCGCCGGGCGGTCCGGAGGAGGATCCGTCCGGCGGCTTCCCCTATGGCGGATGGCAGGCGCCGCTCTTCGACGAGACGGTCGGCCGCGAGGTGGGCCGGGCCATCGACGAGATCGACGCGCTGCTCCTCGGCCGGCGCACGTACGACATCTTCGCGGGGTACTGGCCGCAGCATGAGACCGGCGAGGACGGCGAGATCGGCGTGAAGTTCGGCGCGGTTCCGAAGTACGTGGCCAGCCGCGGCGAGCCCGACCTCTCCTGGCGCGGCAGCGAGCGAATCGGAGCGGATCTCGCCGCCGACATCGCGGCCATCCGCGCCCGTCACCGGCTCACGGCGGTCATCGGCAGCGTCGACCTCGTGCACACGCTGCTCGCGCACGAGCTCTACGACGAGCTGTGCCTGTGGGTGTACCCGGTGGTGCTCGGCCAGGGGAAGAAGGTCTTCCCGGATGGCGCGGCGCCGGCGAATCTCCGGCTCACGTCCGCTCCGGTGGTGGGGGAGAGCGGCGCGGTGCTCCTCCGCTACGCGCCCGTCGACCTCGAGCCGCGCACCGGCTCGTTCTGA
- a CDS encoding nitroreductase family protein, which translates to MTSTTPAGATPLQRLAPQHALIAELQRSARQGPAELAARPRAHSSRPRTTGAAPVELPFVPLTAAPSQPGDSLDDVLDRRESVRFYREEPVAARTVAQVVRAGRHADATAWPAEAEAGLGIDLIVAARRMAGAAPAIYRLEEGGFTPLAPLDDADDLVLQIEYAWSPVILMAVAPLADALDRWGDHGERLVNIRSGAAIAAALHEAAALGLVGSPFAGFLTSGLRRLLDVDGYANAQLFAASFGHPVDGGEAFTGRPR; encoded by the coding sequence ATGACCTCCACCACCCCCGCAGGGGCGACGCCGCTGCAGCGACTCGCGCCGCAGCACGCGCTCATCGCGGAGCTGCAGCGCAGCGCCCGCCAGGGGCCCGCGGAACTCGCCGCCCGGCCGCGTGCCCATTCCTCGCGGCCGCGGACGACCGGGGCGGCGCCGGTGGAGCTGCCCTTCGTCCCGTTGACCGCGGCGCCGTCCCAGCCGGGGGACAGCCTCGACGACGTGCTGGATCGCCGGGAGTCGGTGCGCTTCTACCGCGAGGAGCCCGTCGCAGCGCGGACGGTCGCGCAGGTCGTGCGGGCTGGACGGCACGCGGACGCGACGGCGTGGCCGGCCGAGGCGGAGGCAGGCCTCGGGATCGACCTCATCGTCGCCGCCCGGCGGATGGCCGGCGCCGCTCCCGCGATCTACCGACTCGAGGAGGGCGGCTTCACGCCGCTCGCGCCCCTCGACGACGCGGACGACCTCGTGCTCCAGATCGAGTACGCGTGGTCGCCGGTGATCCTCATGGCCGTGGCGCCCCTCGCTGACGCCCTCGATCGCTGGGGCGACCACGGCGAGCGCCTCGTGAACATCCGCTCCGGCGCCGCGATCGCGGCCGCCCTGCACGAGGCCGCCGCGCTCGGTCTCGTCGGAAGCCCCTTCGCGGGCTTCCTCACCTCAGGACTCCGTCGGCTCCTCGACGTCGACGGCTACGCGAACGCGCAGCTGTTCGCTGCCTCCTTCGGCCATCCGGTCGACGGCGGCGAGGCCTTCACGGGCCGGCCTCGTTGA
- a CDS encoding lantibiotic dehydratase C-terminal domain-containing protein — MDAPMITFGSAPHPDDIATTPQWWYACLYTGGMEAADDVIAGLLPPLLAEVRALGASRWFFIRYFDESGPHIRLRVFGPGRSLDRLVRTMTDLGAHLELIATAPRARQVELVPGAAAAILGSERRTVGQRVAVYEPEIDKYGGLEGVEIAEQMFEFSSELALWGVSEHEKGRSRDGLAALLLADTVGALCYGARAARWERRRSWSWRDYWMTHADWWTGARTGAAALRDRLERHASAHRHVVHERMRAVAAKPDVNAWRRRWFRAMDDYLATAGSLAVPRTPQHLAFHQNHMLMNRLGYLPREEALLGMHARDWMAPCPTEREKTGPDGPPDERTSS, encoded by the coding sequence GTGGACGCGCCCATGATCACCTTCGGATCAGCTCCGCACCCGGACGACATCGCCACGACCCCGCAGTGGTGGTACGCATGCCTCTACACCGGCGGCATGGAGGCCGCCGACGACGTCATCGCCGGACTCCTCCCACCGCTGCTGGCCGAGGTGCGGGCACTCGGCGCCTCGCGGTGGTTCTTCATCCGCTACTTCGATGAGAGCGGGCCGCATATCCGGCTGCGGGTCTTCGGACCCGGGCGCAGCCTCGACCGGCTCGTCCGGACGATGACCGATCTGGGTGCGCATCTCGAGCTCATCGCGACCGCTCCTCGCGCGCGACAGGTCGAACTCGTGCCGGGCGCCGCCGCCGCGATCCTGGGAAGCGAGCGCAGGACCGTCGGGCAGCGGGTCGCGGTCTACGAGCCGGAGATCGACAAGTACGGCGGTCTCGAGGGCGTCGAGATCGCCGAGCAGATGTTCGAGTTCTCGTCGGAGCTCGCGCTGTGGGGCGTGAGCGAGCATGAGAAGGGACGCAGCCGTGACGGCCTGGCGGCCCTGCTGCTGGCCGACACGGTCGGTGCACTCTGCTACGGCGCTCGTGCCGCGCGCTGGGAGCGGCGCCGCTCCTGGTCGTGGCGGGACTACTGGATGACGCACGCCGACTGGTGGACCGGCGCGCGCACCGGCGCGGCCGCGCTGCGGGACCGCCTCGAGCGCCACGCGTCCGCACACCGGCACGTCGTGCACGAGCGCATGCGGGCGGTCGCGGCGAAACCGGACGTGAACGCCTGGCGTCGACGCTGGTTCCGGGCGATGGACGACTACCTCGCCACCGCAGGCTCCCTTGCGGTGCCGCGCACGCCGCAGCATCTCGCGTTCCATCAGAACCACATGCTCATGAACCGCCTGGGATACCTGCCCAGGGAGGAGGCGCTGCTCGGGATGCACGCGCGCGACTGGATGGCGCCGTGCCCGACCGAGCGCGAGAAGACGGGGCCCGACGGACCCCCCGACGAAAGGACATCCTCATGA
- a CDS encoding thiocillin family RiPP, whose translation MSHIPGENQDLFAQDLTVEELDNQVAAGFTTAGSFATGGSASCPASSASTGSSFSSAGD comes from the coding sequence ATGTCGCACATTCCCGGTGAGAACCAGGACCTCTTCGCTCAGGACCTCACGGTCGAGGAGCTCGACAACCAGGTGGCCGCCGGCTTCACCACGGCCGGCTCCTTCGCGACCGGAGGCTCCGCCTCCTGCCCCGCCTCGTCGGCGTCGACGGGCAGCAGCTTCTCCAGCGCCGGCGACTGA
- a CDS encoding sensor histidine kinase: MTAATDAPRAAERSAEVAPPISPQDLRRDVLLAGALFVAAVISIALATLSGSFLSTPENAGWSLLASAFMTLPLALRRRLPIGTAVVVCSAYFVAASLQFTELYVSQVAIFIAMFTVGAWVEDRRRAALSRVLIMVGMALWLLVSTFTGATDADHLEENFAGALSPYVAYMLLMWLINAAYFGGAYYMGNRAYAAARDRAVLQRRTRELEEERELTAAQAVALDRVRIARELHDVVAHHVSAMGVQAGAARTVLDRDPESARRALAVVEESARSAIAELRHLLDTLRSPDGDPDFAEGAPSTLSLTSLSELAEAMTASGTPTRHVVVGEPAPVPDIVQVNLYRIAQEALTNARRHGGPEARAEVRVRYTRDAVELEVTNTGRIALGARPGLGQLGMRERAIASGGVLELHAREQGGYRVRVTVPLHAGAES; the protein is encoded by the coding sequence GTGACCGCCGCGACCGACGCCCCCCGCGCTGCCGAGCGGAGCGCCGAGGTCGCCCCGCCGATCAGCCCGCAGGATCTGCGGCGCGACGTCCTGCTCGCCGGAGCCCTCTTCGTGGCCGCCGTGATCAGCATCGCCCTCGCCACGCTCTCTGGCTCGTTCCTCTCCACGCCCGAGAACGCCGGCTGGTCGCTGCTCGCGAGCGCGTTCATGACATTGCCGCTCGCGCTGCGCCGACGTCTCCCGATCGGCACCGCCGTCGTCGTGTGCAGCGCCTATTTCGTGGCGGCATCGCTGCAGTTCACGGAGCTGTACGTGAGCCAGGTGGCGATCTTCATCGCGATGTTCACCGTCGGAGCCTGGGTCGAGGACCGCCGACGAGCAGCGCTGTCCCGCGTGCTCATCATGGTGGGGATGGCGCTGTGGCTGCTCGTGTCGACGTTCACGGGAGCCACGGACGCCGACCATCTGGAGGAGAACTTCGCGGGAGCGCTCTCCCCGTACGTCGCCTACATGCTGCTCATGTGGCTGATCAACGCCGCCTACTTCGGCGGCGCGTACTACATGGGGAATCGGGCCTATGCCGCCGCCCGCGACCGCGCGGTGCTGCAGCGGCGCACGCGCGAGCTGGAGGAGGAGCGCGAGCTCACGGCCGCGCAGGCCGTCGCGCTCGATCGCGTCCGCATCGCGCGGGAGCTGCACGACGTGGTCGCCCACCACGTCTCCGCGATGGGCGTGCAGGCGGGCGCCGCCCGGACCGTCCTCGACCGCGATCCGGAGTCCGCACGCCGAGCGCTCGCGGTGGTGGAGGAGTCCGCACGCTCGGCGATCGCCGAGCTGCGGCACCTGCTCGACACGTTGCGCTCTCCCGACGGCGACCCCGACTTCGCCGAGGGAGCGCCGTCGACCCTGAGCCTGACCAGCCTCTCCGAACTCGCCGAGGCGATGACCGCGTCGGGGACGCCGACGCGTCACGTCGTCGTCGGCGAGCCCGCTCCCGTTCCCGACATCGTGCAGGTGAACCTGTACCGGATCGCGCAGGAGGCTCTCACGAACGCCCGCAGGCACGGCGGGCCGGAGGCGCGCGCCGAGGTGCGCGTCCGCTACACCCGGGATGCGGTCGAGCTCGAGGTCACGAACACCGGTCGGATCGCCCTCGGCGCCCGCCCCGGTCTCGGTCAGCTGGGCATGCGCGAGCGCGCCATCGCATCCGGCGGCGTCCTCGAGCTGCACGCCCGAGAGCAGGGCGGCTACCGCGTGCGGGTGACCGTTCCCCTGCACGCGGGAGCAGAGTCATGA